The following proteins are co-located in the Gigantopelta aegis isolate Gae_Host chromosome 5, Gae_host_genome, whole genome shotgun sequence genome:
- the LOC121372914 gene encoding FMRFamide receptor-like: MMRNSTQQSFTLNETSSFIETTIGLDDFTYGNYSDNGEDDSSVDGWPYLENYGPSYWAVLLCIVVLGIAGNILLYIMMSDAKLNFLSYSVFLKWLAVSDTFLLGTRFVMETERVFSLRSLLVINEALCKILTTFKIFVMIVSPWLVAGLSLDRYVCVCWPLKREVLCTRMKARIVCSVTLGMSIVLIIPIFTELHMVEGRCTPTQEIYYYFIFIRILLMAGLPCLFILVLNILIIIQLKRSHAFRKVFTRSGNDPDSHPETNATRSLVLICIMAFVTLMPAAVLDAYISALIVLDIDEKALISSLKIWPLFIMVYVLNFGQNFYILIGSSSNYRNIIKRRLVCCRFKQNKEGRNMTMNVIQRYSSGSESALPQPTVSSGIMFSTLPVSPSDI; encoded by the coding sequence ATGATGCGAAACTCAACGCAGCAGTCGTTCACGCTTAACGAAACATCCAGTTTTATTGAGACCACTATCGGTCTTGACGACTTTACTTATGGAAACTATTCTGATAACGGAGAAGATGATTCGTCCGTCGATGGGTGGCCATATTTAGAGAACTATGGACCCAGCTACTGGGCAGTTCTTTTGTGTATAGTTGTACTCGGAATCGCTGGAAATATCCTCCTGTATATTATGATGAGTGACGCTAAATTGAACTTCTTATCCTATTCCGTTTTCTTAAAATGGTTGGCTGTCTCCGATACTTTTTTGCTAGGCACGAGGTTTGTCATGGAAACAGAGAGAGTGTTTTCGCTTCGGTCACTTTTGGTAATTAACGAGGCCCTCTGTAAAATACTAACCACCttcaaaatatttgtgatgATTGTTTCGCCGTGGCTGGTGGCTGGACTCTCTCTTGACAGATACGTGTGCGTCTGTTGGCCACTGAAGAGAGAGGTACTTTGTACCCGGATGAAGGCAAGAATCGTCTGCTCCGTAACGCTTGGTATGTCGATCGTCTTGATAATCCCCATTTTTACTGAATTACATATGGTGGAAGGACGTTGTACCCCCACCCAGGAAATCTATTACTATTTCATCTTCATTAGAATATTGCTGATGGCTGGCTTGCCGTGCTTGTTCATTCTCGTGCTAAACATCCTTATAATTATCCAGCTGAAACGAAGCCATGCTTTCCGAAAAGTTTTTACAAGATCAGGGAATGATCCAGACAGTCACCCGGAAACTAATGCCACACGTTCCCTAGTGTTGATTTGCATAATGGCTTTTGTTACACTGATGCCAGCGGCGGTATTAGATGCATATATTAGTGCGTTAATAGTACTGGACATTGATGAAAAAGCTCTCATATCAAGTCTGAAAATATGGCCTCTATTTATCATGGTTTACGTGTTAAATTTCGGGCAGAACTTTTACATCTTGATTGGAAGTTCATCAAACTATCGGAACATCATCAAGAGAAGGCTGGTTTGCTGCAGGTTCAAACAGAATAAAGAGGGAAGAAACATGACGATGAATGTCATCCAGCGTTACAGCAGTGGATCAGAATCTGCTTTACCACAGCCAACAGTTTCATCTGGTATAATGTTTTCAACATTGCCAGTCAGTCCATCTGATATCTAG